From the Chryseobacterium viscerum genome, one window contains:
- a CDS encoding DUF3820 family protein yields MEGLNPEILKEICVMKMPFGKYEGTVLIDLPVSYLEWFNKNGMPKGKLGMQLSTVYEIKLNGLMDLLTPIRAALR; encoded by the coding sequence GTGGAAGGACTCAATCCCGAAATATTAAAAGAAATCTGTGTCATGAAAATGCCGTTCGGTAAGTACGAAGGAACGGTTTTGATTGATCTTCCGGTCAGCTACCTGGAATGGTTCAACAAAAATGGAATGCCAAAGGGAAAACTGGGAATGCAGCTTTCAACTGTTTACGAGATCAAATTAAATGGTCTGATGGATCTTTTGACCCCCAT